In Caldilineales bacterium, the sequence AGGCCATCGTCGCCGCCATGCACGACCAGCTCTATCTGGTCGCAGTCATGATCGGCGCCGGCCTCCTCCTCGCACTCTGGCAGGCGGGCAACGAGCGCCATGCCAAACGCAACCAGGCGGGCGAGATGGCATGATCTGCCTGAGGCGCCAGGCCTGTTCAGGCATCATCCTGATCGATGTAAGCCTGCGTCATCGCCACGACCTCCCGCAGCGCCAGCCCGCGCGCCTTCTCCAATCGCTGCATACGCTTCTCGAACTGCCCGGTGGCGTAGTCGATAAAGACATCCTCGCTCAGACCAAAGGGGACGGGATCGTAGGCATCGAAAGCATCGGTGACCACCCCCAGGGCGGGGATGAGCAGGTCATTCATCGCCGTATCGACGACCTCCCACAGCCGGCCGTCCTCGGCCAGCAGCCGCGCCAGCAAGAAGACGCCGTAGGCGATGTGCCGCGACTCGTCCTGCTTCAGGTGAGCCACGCCTCGGCGCTGGCCGGGCAGGATGCCTTCCTGGTCGAGCACGGTGAAATAGGCGTGATAGCCGGTCTCGGCCAGCACCCCCTCGACGATCATGTTGTAGGTGATCGAGGCCGCCACCTGGGCAGCCGGCGATGGGTCGGCGTCCAGG encodes:
- a CDS encoding R2-like ligand-binding oxidase; amino-acid sequence: MNHETFTTTSAGLNRQHPALRLFEKAKRLGVWNPSDLDFGQDARDWQRLAADERDILLRLTSLFAAGEEAVTLDLLPLMRVIANEGRVEEAMYLTTFLWEEAKHTDFFDRFLREVAGVQASDLGRYHTANYRTIVYQALPAALSRLDADPSPAAQVAASITYNMIVEGVLAETGYHAYFTVLDQEGILPGQRRGVAHLKQDESRHIAYGVFLLARLLAEDGRLWEVVDTAMNDLLIPALGVVTDAFDAYDPVPFGLSEDVFIDYATGQFEKRMQRLEKARGLALREVVAMTQAYIDQDDA